Proteins encoded by one window of Lathyrus oleraceus cultivar Zhongwan6 chromosome 1, CAAS_Psat_ZW6_1.0, whole genome shotgun sequence:
- the LOC127092972 gene encoding extensin-like, producing MLNETTSPSSSPSPQSPPYYELSSDTEPSDPQSPTLAQLQSRALASQKPSHPEPEPEVTSPPPEHPNPTTSEPQPSEPTHSKPQPTEPTHSEPQPSEPTHSEPQPSEPTHSDIPPPITSADLTTPTLNLTREAEERARKEVEEKARLEELQRIREAEAKAIADVDAAKAEAKAKADVEEAARIIEETAAKAEAAELTQGEHSNSGFVPLVLKTLEELQKEQ from the exons atgctgaatgaaaccacctcaccatcatcatcaccatctccTCAATCCCCACCTTACTACGAACTCTCCTCTGATACTGAACCATCTGACCCTCAATCCCCCACTCTGGCTCAGCTCCAATcccgtgctctggcctctcaaaAGCCATCACAtcctgaacctgaacctgaagtcacttccCCACCTCCGGAACATCCAAATCCAACCACATCTGAACCACAACCATCTGAACCAACCCACTCTAAACCACAACCAACTGAACCAACTCACTCTGAACCACAACCATCTGAACCAACCCACTCTGAACCACAACCATCTGAACCAACCCACTCTGACATACCACCACCCATCACCTCCGCTGACCTAACAACTCCCACACTTAATCTAA ccagagaagctgaggaacggGCAAGGAAGGAAGTTGAAGAGAAAGCGCGTCTAGAAGAACTTCAGAgaatcagagaagctgaagcaaaggctaTTGCTGATGTTGATGCTGCTAAGGCTGAGGCAAAAGCTAAAGCCGACGTTGAAGAAGCAGCTCGCATTATTGAAGAAACTGCTGCCAAAGCCGAAGCTGCTGaactgactcagggggagcactCCAACTCTGGGTTCGTCCCTCTGGTCTTAAAGACTCTCGAAGAACTGCAGAAAGAACAATAG